From a region of the Geothrix sp. 21YS21S-2 genome:
- a CDS encoding methyl-accepting chemotaxis protein, whose product MGIFVRIFGRLRIRGKFAFLFAGQVLLLAVVALTGAFTIDRVVSRLEVSGADLDKARMLSSALNDVNTIRTVHVSLIAAAKDEAYQAKRGQRLKELQDKAAVKLAKLETVAWGPEEKALVTQGLASIRKYDAGFPEALAKAKAAARFDPGLMEANVQDQRLGREGFEKTLAAIDARTREDVRLTSGFAGRMQLYLLAGSLVAILAGIVMTVVVGRQVGAAVAEIRTALVAVGGGDLTRSPKVDTRDEFAEIAGSLDDLTRGLRQDISTLAGIAERVASGATELAATTDQLNGATEEISRGAEHQRAAMDRSTSALNDVASSITDVRGTAHETDRFSQESLAMSARGLDCARGSSQAMEAIEESSAKVGRITSVIADIARQTNLLSLNAAIEAAKAGAQGKGFAVVAEEIRKLAERSAGAAKEISQLIQESTGRVKDGAVSTAAVREILVAMEANIRNLSTGAARVTTSVEEQTLSCNEVVEAVSTTAQLTEQNASATVQLASSLHETSRTIDDLARQAGDLHRLTGKFRLA is encoded by the coding sequence ATGGGCATTTTCGTCAGGATTTTCGGGCGTCTGAGGATACGCGGGAAGTTCGCGTTCCTCTTCGCGGGCCAGGTCCTCCTCCTGGCGGTGGTGGCCCTGACCGGCGCCTTCACCATCGACCGGGTCGTGAGCCGCCTGGAGGTCTCCGGGGCGGACCTGGACAAGGCCCGGATGCTCTCCAGCGCCCTCAACGACGTGAACACGATCCGTACCGTGCACGTCTCCCTCATCGCCGCGGCCAAGGACGAGGCCTACCAGGCCAAGCGCGGCCAGCGCCTCAAGGAGCTGCAGGACAAGGCCGCGGTCAAGCTGGCCAAACTGGAGACCGTGGCCTGGGGTCCGGAGGAGAAGGCCCTGGTGACCCAGGGCCTGGCCTCCATCCGGAAATACGACGCCGGGTTCCCCGAGGCCCTGGCCAAGGCCAAGGCGGCGGCCAGGTTCGATCCGGGCCTCATGGAGGCCAACGTCCAGGACCAGCGCCTGGGGCGGGAGGGCTTCGAGAAGACCCTGGCGGCCATCGACGCCCGCACCCGGGAGGACGTCCGCCTCACGTCGGGCTTCGCCGGCAGGATGCAGCTCTACCTCCTGGCGGGAAGCCTGGTGGCCATCCTCGCCGGCATCGTCATGACCGTGGTCGTGGGGCGGCAGGTGGGCGCGGCGGTGGCGGAGATCCGCACGGCCCTGGTGGCGGTGGGCGGGGGCGACCTCACCCGTTCCCCGAAGGTGGACACCCGGGACGAGTTCGCCGAGATCGCCGGGAGCCTCGACGACCTGACCCGCGGCCTGCGCCAGGACATCTCCACCCTCGCCGGCATCGCCGAGCGCGTGGCCAGCGGCGCCACGGAACTGGCCGCCACCACCGACCAGCTCAACGGCGCGACCGAGGAGATCAGCAGGGGCGCCGAGCACCAGCGCGCCGCCATGGACCGGTCCACCTCGGCCCTGAACGACGTGGCCAGCTCCATCACGGACGTGCGCGGAACTGCGCACGAGACGGACCGGTTCTCCCAGGAGTCCCTTGCCATGAGCGCCCGGGGCCTGGACTGCGCCAGGGGCTCCTCCCAGGCCATGGAGGCCATCGAGGAGAGCTCGGCCAAGGTCGGCCGCATCACCTCGGTCATCGCCGACATCGCCCGCCAGACCAACCTGCTCAGCCTGAACGCCGCCATCGAGGCGGCCAAGGCCGGGGCCCAGGGCAAGGGCTTCGCCGTGGTGGCCGAGGAGATCCGCAAGCTGGCCGAGCGCAGCGCCGGCGCGGCCAAGGAGATCAGCCAGCTCATCCAGGAGAGCACCGGGCGGGTCAAGGACGGCGCCGTCTCCACCGCCGCGGTGAGGGAGATCCTGGTGGCCATGGAGGCCAACATCCGCAACCTGTCCACGGGCGCCGCGCGCGTGACCACCTCGGTGGAGGAGCAGACCCTCTCCTGCAACGAGGTGGTGGAGGCGGTGAGCACCACGGCCCAGCTCACCGAGCAGAACGCCTCGGCCACGGTCCAGCTGGCCTCGAGCCTCCACGAGACCTCCCGCACCATCGACGACCTGGCCCGCCAGGCCGGGGATCTCCACCGCCTCACCGGCAAATTCCGGTTAGCCTGA
- a CDS encoding DinB family protein, whose translation MLPVIATAARSYKAGNAMLDRLVGDFTDAEWAVRDAAGHDPRWLVGHLATYRNRVAAALGLPVETAPWEALFARGTSPADLPADLDAAAMVAAFHAANAAMAGAWEGVTEEMLAKPVGRTLPDGTNDVAGLVGFLAWHEAYHLGQLGLLRRLAGKAGAV comes from the coding sequence ATGCTGCCCGTGATTGCGACCGCCGCCCGGAGCTACAAGGCCGGGAACGCGATGCTGGACCGTCTCGTCGGGGACTTCACCGACGCCGAATGGGCCGTGCGCGACGCCGCCGGCCACGATCCCCGCTGGCTGGTCGGGCACCTCGCCACGTACCGGAACCGGGTGGCCGCCGCGCTGGGCCTGCCCGTGGAGACGGCCCCCTGGGAGGCCCTCTTCGCCCGGGGCACCTCGCCCGCGGATCTGCCCGCCGACCTGGATGCCGCGGCCATGGTCGCCGCCTTCCACGCCGCCAACGCCGCCATGGCCGGGGCCTGGGAGGGGGTGACGGAGGAGATGCTGGCCAAACCCGTCGGCCGCACCCTGCCCGACGGCACGAACGACGTGGCCGGACTCGTGGGTTTCCTGGCGTGGCACGAGGCCTACCACCTGGGGCAGCTGGGGCTCCTCAGGCGCCTGGCGGGGAAGGCCGGGGCGGTGTAG
- a CDS encoding phospholipase D-like domain-containing protein: protein MPRRFPFPSALLALALLPAWAQGPTRLIQSIPRETPLAHPDLAFAKDAWIEVIRGAKSRLDFAEFYIAQEPGGALEEVLQELERAGARGVRIRFILSGGRMLEQDPASLARLRKVRNLELRVFDLKGVSTGILHAKYFLADGREGVLGSQNFDWRALEHIHELGIRTTDPALVDRLQEVFEVDWRFAGDKSLPPASRPAAATQGSAELVASPPFLSPGTVRPALGALVQLLGEARSSIRIQLLTYSPVARGHYWPALDGALRAAAVRGVKVDLLVSDWVFKSRGLDHLKSLALIPNIDVRIASIPEASTGHIPFARTVHSKYVVLDGATLWVGTSNWEEDYFEASRNVEAILRQPALAKQGGEIFEKLWTSGYVRKLEPMKAYTPRKVD from the coding sequence ATGCCCCGACGATTCCCCTTCCCTTCCGCCCTGCTCGCCCTCGCCCTGCTCCCGGCCTGGGCCCAGGGGCCCACCCGGCTCATCCAGTCCATCCCCCGGGAGACCCCCCTGGCCCACCCGGACCTGGCCTTCGCCAAGGACGCCTGGATCGAGGTCATCCGAGGCGCGAAGAGCCGCCTGGACTTCGCCGAGTTCTACATCGCCCAGGAGCCCGGCGGGGCGCTGGAGGAGGTCCTCCAGGAACTGGAGCGCGCCGGGGCGCGGGGCGTGAGGATCCGCTTCATCCTTTCCGGCGGGCGCATGCTGGAGCAGGACCCCGCCTCCCTGGCCCGCCTGCGCAAGGTGCGGAACCTCGAGCTTCGGGTCTTCGACCTCAAGGGCGTCTCCACCGGCATCCTCCACGCCAAGTACTTCCTCGCCGACGGTCGGGAGGGGGTGCTGGGCAGCCAGAACTTCGACTGGCGCGCCCTGGAGCACATCCACGAGCTGGGCATCCGCACCACCGACCCCGCCCTGGTGGACCGCCTCCAGGAGGTCTTCGAGGTGGACTGGCGCTTCGCCGGGGACAAGAGCCTGCCGCCGGCCTCCAGGCCCGCCGCCGCAACCCAGGGCTCCGCCGAGCTGGTGGCGAGCCCCCCCTTCCTCTCCCCCGGCACCGTCCGCCCCGCCCTGGGCGCCCTGGTCCAGCTCCTGGGCGAAGCCCGCTCCAGCATCCGCATCCAGCTCCTCACCTACTCCCCCGTCGCCCGCGGCCACTACTGGCCTGCGCTGGACGGCGCCCTGCGGGCCGCGGCCGTGCGGGGCGTGAAGGTCGACCTGCTGGTCTCGGACTGGGTCTTCAAGAGCCGGGGCCTCGACCACCTCAAGTCCCTGGCCCTGATCCCCAACATCGACGTGCGCATCGCCTCCATCCCCGAGGCGTCCACCGGCCACATCCCCTTCGCCCGCACCGTCCACAGCAAGTACGTCGTCCTGGACGGCGCCACCCTGTGGGTGGGCACCAGCAACTGGGAGGAGGACTACTTCGAGGCCTCCCGCAACGTGGAGGCCATCCTGCGCCAGCCGGCCCTGGCGAAGCAGGGCGGGGAGATCTTCGAGAAGCTCTGGACCAGCGGATACGTGAGGAAGCTGGAGCCGATGAAGGCCTACACGCCCCGGAAGGTCGACTGA
- a CDS encoding anti-sigma factor: MSACRDFRDLLSAHLDGALAPAEAAALEAHLASCGDCARALAELRETVARVRSIEAVEPPPGFAEGVLARVAPRRRPLATRPWVQAAALVLICFSGYVVMRVAAPARGIVPPAVPEAPAPREAAPEPAAKERAAPAPRREPAKRKEAPPAPPPAPAPPPPAVASGAAAQDRMENRALKASARSAVAEAFAPAQVALRLEAPGARTAALEALRTCGGALLASGARSVSARMDSRRLPELRALLEKAGKVGGELPAQPPPEVVVTISW, from the coding sequence ATGAGCGCCTGCCGGGACTTCCGCGACCTCCTCTCCGCCCATCTCGACGGGGCCCTCGCCCCCGCGGAGGCGGCGGCCCTGGAGGCCCACCTGGCCTCCTGCGGGGACTGCGCCCGGGCCCTCGCGGAACTGCGGGAGACGGTGGCGCGCGTCCGGTCCATCGAGGCCGTGGAGCCTCCTCCCGGGTTCGCGGAGGGGGTCCTCGCCCGGGTGGCGCCCAGGCGCCGGCCCCTGGCCACGCGGCCCTGGGTCCAGGCTGCCGCCCTGGTCCTGATCTGCTTTTCCGGGTACGTGGTGATGCGGGTGGCCGCGCCGGCCCGGGGCATCGTCCCGCCCGCCGTGCCGGAGGCTCCCGCTCCGCGGGAGGCGGCCCCGGAGCCCGCGGCGAAGGAACGCGCCGCCCCGGCCCCCAGGCGGGAGCCGGCGAAGAGGAAGGAGGCGCCGCCCGCGCCGCCTCCGGCGCCCGCCCCGCCCCCGCCGGCCGTGGCCTCCGGGGCCGCCGCCCAGGACCGCATGGAGAACCGGGCCCTGAAGGCCTCGGCGCGGTCCGCCGTCGCGGAGGCCTTCGCCCCGGCGCAGGTCGCCCTCCGCCTGGAGGCCCCCGGGGCCCGCACCGCGGCCCTGGAGGCCCTGCGCACGTGCGGGGGCGCACTCCTGGCCTCGGGAGCGCGCTCGGTGTCGGCGCGCATGGACAGCCGCCGCCTTCCGGAGCTGAGGGCCCTGCTGGAGAAGGCCGGCAAGGTGGGCGGGGAGCTCCCCGCCCAGCCGCCCCCGGAGGTGGTGGTGACGATTTCCTGGTAG
- a CDS encoding RNA polymerase sigma factor → MDEGSGDAELVEACRAGDPDAFGILVRRHQKAMLNLAYRMVGNYEEACEVAQDAFVAAHRGLPLFRSEARFTTWLTAITLNLARNRIAQLASRRRREACSLDAPIPTARGDVFPDPPSGAPSALDNLEARALKAQVEACVGELPVDFREVLILRDLQDRSYQEIGTALELKEGTVKSRLARAREAVKACLQRALGAP, encoded by the coding sequence GTGGATGAGGGGAGCGGGGATGCGGAGCTGGTCGAGGCCTGCCGGGCGGGGGATCCCGACGCGTTCGGGATCCTCGTGCGGCGCCACCAGAAGGCCATGCTGAACCTGGCGTACCGCATGGTGGGCAACTACGAGGAGGCCTGCGAGGTGGCCCAGGACGCCTTCGTGGCGGCCCACCGGGGCCTGCCGCTGTTCCGCTCCGAGGCGCGCTTCACCACCTGGCTCACCGCCATCACCCTGAACCTGGCCCGGAACCGCATCGCCCAGCTGGCCTCGCGGCGGCGCAGGGAGGCCTGCTCGCTGGACGCCCCCATCCCCACGGCCCGGGGCGACGTGTTCCCGGACCCGCCGTCCGGGGCCCCGAGCGCCCTGGACAACCTGGAGGCCCGCGCCCTGAAGGCCCAGGTGGAGGCCTGCGTGGGCGAGCTCCCGGTGGACTTCCGGGAGGTCCTGATCCTCCGTGACCTGCAGGACCGCTCCTACCAGGAGATCGGCACCGCCCTGGAGCTGAAGGAGGGCACCGTGAAGTCCCGCCTGGCCCGGGCCCGGGAAGCCGTGAAAGCGTGCCTGCAGCGCGCCCTGGGGGCCCCATGA
- a CDS encoding plasmid pRiA4b ORF-3 family protein produces the protein MPAKDPRDAFQLKILLADTKPPVWRRLRVPASISLARLHRAIQAAFGWEDDHGHVFRIRGGEYGRSGSEAAFDLRGERASLAGLGVEPGETFHYEYDFEDAWTHVVTVEDRLLLEAPLRGPSCLGGRRACPPEGSGGPFAFRDSLAAAQDPSHPEHGQALACFPRGWKAESFDLKAVQAALKEV, from the coding sequence ATGCCTGCGAAGGATCCAAGGGACGCGTTCCAGCTCAAGATCCTCCTGGCCGACACGAAGCCGCCGGTGTGGCGACGGCTCCGGGTCCCGGCCTCGATCAGCCTGGCCCGGCTCCACCGGGCCATCCAGGCCGCCTTCGGGTGGGAGGACGACCACGGCCACGTCTTCCGCATCCGGGGGGGCGAGTACGGGCGCAGCGGCTCCGAGGCCGCCTTCGACCTCCGGGGCGAGCGCGCCTCCCTGGCGGGCCTGGGGGTCGAGCCGGGCGAGACCTTCCACTACGAGTACGACTTCGAGGACGCCTGGACCCACGTGGTGACCGTGGAGGACCGCCTCCTCCTGGAAGCCCCCCTGCGGGGCCCCTCCTGCCTGGGAGGCCGCCGGGCCTGCCCCCCCGAGGGCTCCGGGGGCCCCTTCGCCTTCCGGGACAGCCTGGCCGCCGCCCAGGATCCCAGCCACCCGGAGCACGGCCAGGCCCTGGCCTGCTTCCCCCGGGGCTGGAAGGCCGAGTCCTTCGACCTCAAGGCCGTTCAGGCCGCCCTGAAAGAAGTCTAG
- a CDS encoding 2-isopropylmalate synthase, which produces MTRQHIAIFDTTLRDGEQSPGCSMQPQEKLRMALQLAALKVDVIEAGFPVASEEDFAAVSLVARRVKGPVIAALCRALPLDIDRAWAALKEASRPRIHTFVSTSDLHMAHKLQKTRAEVLAMTREGVRRAASLCRDVEFSAEDASRSDLAFLADVVAVALEEGATVINIPDTVGYTFPEEYRNLILSLRERVPALEKAVISVHCHNDLGLAVANTLAALEAGARQVECTVNGIGERAGNASLEEVVMALRVRGEHFPFETGIVTQELYRTSQILSNITGVQVQPNKAIVGKNAFAHESGIHQHGMLANPMTYEIMTPESVGVKTSSLVLGKHSGRHALKQRYEELGYPLEKGTLEGVYKLFTDLADHKREIFDEDLIALLYDGITEDPQTCRLVAVQANSGTNSIATALVTLACAGGETTETASGDGPVNAVCEAINRITGLQGEIRDFRLHSVTGGADAQGEVHVRVKFPEGIFTGRAASTDIVHGSAQAYLDAINKVLLARSCRESMTSTHA; this is translated from the coding sequence ATGACGCGCCAGCACATCGCCATCTTCGACACCACACTGAGGGACGGGGAGCAGAGCCCCGGCTGCAGCATGCAGCCCCAGGAAAAGCTGCGCATGGCCCTCCAGCTCGCGGCGCTCAAGGTGGACGTCATCGAAGCCGGGTTCCCCGTCGCCAGCGAGGAGGACTTCGCTGCCGTCAGCCTCGTGGCCAGGCGGGTCAAGGGCCCGGTCATCGCCGCCCTCTGCCGCGCCCTGCCCCTGGACATCGACCGCGCCTGGGCCGCCCTCAAGGAGGCCTCGCGCCCCCGCATCCACACCTTCGTCTCCACCTCCGACCTGCACATGGCCCACAAGCTCCAGAAGACCCGGGCCGAGGTGCTGGCCATGACCCGTGAGGGCGTCCGCCGCGCGGCCTCCCTATGCAGGGACGTGGAGTTCAGCGCCGAGGACGCCAGCCGCAGCGACCTGGCCTTCCTCGCCGACGTGGTGGCCGTCGCCCTGGAGGAGGGCGCCACCGTCATCAACATCCCCGACACCGTGGGCTACACCTTCCCCGAGGAGTACCGGAACCTGATCCTTTCCCTGCGCGAGCGGGTCCCGGCCCTGGAGAAGGCCGTCATCAGCGTCCACTGCCACAACGACCTGGGCCTGGCCGTGGCCAACACCCTGGCCGCCCTTGAGGCCGGGGCCCGGCAGGTGGAGTGCACCGTCAACGGCATCGGCGAGCGCGCCGGGAACGCCTCCCTGGAGGAGGTCGTGATGGCCCTGCGCGTGCGCGGGGAGCACTTCCCCTTCGAGACCGGCATCGTCACCCAGGAGCTGTACCGCACCAGCCAGATCCTTTCCAACATCACCGGCGTGCAGGTGCAGCCCAACAAGGCCATCGTCGGCAAGAACGCCTTCGCCCACGAGTCCGGCATCCACCAGCACGGCATGCTGGCCAACCCCATGACCTACGAGATCATGACCCCCGAGAGCGTGGGCGTGAAGACCAGCAGCCTGGTGCTGGGCAAGCACAGCGGCCGCCACGCCCTCAAGCAGCGCTACGAGGAGCTGGGCTACCCCCTGGAGAAGGGCACCCTGGAAGGGGTCTACAAGCTCTTCACGGACCTGGCGGACCACAAGCGGGAGATCTTCGACGAGGACCTCATCGCCCTCCTCTACGACGGCATCACCGAGGATCCCCAGACCTGCCGCCTGGTGGCGGTGCAGGCCAACTCCGGCACCAACTCCATCGCCACGGCCCTGGTCACGCTGGCCTGCGCAGGCGGCGAGACCACCGAGACGGCCTCGGGCGACGGCCCCGTGAACGCCGTGTGCGAGGCCATCAACCGCATCACCGGGCTCCAGGGCGAGATCCGGGACTTCCGCCTGCACTCCGTCACCGGCGGCGCCGACGCCCAGGGCGAGGTGCACGTGCGGGTGAAGTTCCCCGAGGGGATCTTCACGGGCAGGGCGGCCAGCACCGACATCGTGCACGGAAGCGCCCAGGCCTACCTCGACGCCATCAACAAGGTCCTCCTGGCCCGGTCGTGCCGGGAGTCCATGACCAGCACCCACGCCTGA
- the leuB gene encoding 3-isopropylmalate dehydrogenase gives MRARIAVLPGDGIGPEVAREAVACLEQVARLAGHTFQFLELPIGSAAIDACGTPLPAPTLEGCLASDAVFLGAVGDPKHDALPAAEKPEKGLLALRKGLGAFANIRPAFLHPALVNASPLRPEVVRGTDLVIVRELAGGLYFGEPRSLTADTGTNTLAYSRYEVERIARVAFELAMGRRRKVTSVDKANVLESSLLWRAVVKEVAQAYPEVALEHQYVDSCAMAIVTRPTSFDVVVTDNLFGDILSDEASVLTGSLGMLPSASLGGKVGLYEPVHGSAPDIKGRGVANPLGSILSAAMLLRHSLGLEAEAAALEAAVGRTLDGGYGTPDLKCERNTMSTRGLAEMVRLNVGNLLLGTPA, from the coding sequence ATGCGCGCCCGCATCGCTGTACTGCCCGGGGACGGGATCGGTCCCGAAGTCGCCCGGGAGGCCGTGGCCTGCCTGGAACAGGTGGCCAGGCTCGCCGGGCACACCTTCCAGTTCCTCGAACTGCCCATCGGCAGCGCGGCCATCGACGCCTGCGGAACGCCGCTTCCGGCCCCGACCCTGGAGGGCTGCCTCGCCTCGGACGCCGTGTTCCTGGGCGCCGTGGGCGATCCGAAGCACGACGCCCTGCCCGCGGCCGAGAAGCCCGAGAAGGGCCTCCTGGCCCTGCGCAAGGGCCTGGGCGCCTTCGCCAACATCCGTCCCGCCTTCCTGCACCCGGCCCTGGTGAACGCCTCGCCCCTGCGGCCCGAGGTCGTGCGCGGCACCGACCTGGTCATCGTGCGCGAACTGGCCGGGGGCCTCTACTTCGGCGAGCCCCGGAGCCTCACGGCCGACACCGGCACCAACACCCTGGCCTATTCCCGGTACGAGGTGGAGCGCATCGCCAGGGTCGCCTTCGAGCTGGCCATGGGCCGGCGGCGCAAGGTCACCAGCGTGGACAAGGCCAACGTCCTGGAATCCAGCCTGCTGTGGCGGGCGGTGGTGAAGGAGGTGGCCCAGGCCTACCCCGAGGTCGCGCTCGAGCACCAGTACGTGGATTCGTGCGCCATGGCCATCGTCACCCGGCCGACCTCCTTCGACGTGGTGGTCACGGACAACCTCTTCGGGGACATCCTCAGCGACGAGGCCTCCGTGCTCACCGGCAGCCTGGGCATGCTCCCCAGCGCCAGCCTGGGCGGGAAGGTCGGGCTCTATGAACCCGTCCACGGCTCCGCCCCCGACATCAAGGGCAGGGGCGTCGCCAACCCCCTGGGCTCCATCCTCAGCGCCGCCATGCTCCTGCGCCACAGCCTGGGCCTGGAGGCGGAGGCCGCCGCCCTGGAGGCCGCCGTGGGCCGCACCCTGGACGGGGGCTACGGCACGCCGGACCTCAAGTGCGAGCGCAACACCATGAGCACCCGCGGCCTGGCCGAGATGGTGCGCCTGAACGTCGGCAACCTGCTGCTGGGGACCCCCGCATGA
- the leuC gene encoding 3-isopropylmalate dehydratase large subunit → MKTLYDKLWESHVVEELGDGTALLYIDRHLVHEVTSPQAFEGLRMAGRAVRRPQAALAVADHNVPTRERASGIAGIQDPTSRLQVETLEANMAACPIPYIPLLDPRQGIVHIIGPEQGFTLPGSTVVCGDSHTSTHGAFGALAFGIGTSEVEHVLATQTLVQKRARNFRILVRGALPRGTGAKDLILRIIGDIGMAGGTGSALEFAGEAVRGLGMDGRMTLCNMAIEAGARTGLVAPDETTFAYLAGRPMAPAGALWEEALRQWRALPSDPGAPFDREHVLDVADLEPQVTWGTNPEQVAGITGRAPLPGEAATEEKERRVERSLEYMGIRPGQALRDLAVDVVFIGSCTNGRLSDLREAAGVLRGRRAAPGVQVLVVPGSGLVKAQAEAEGLDRVFREAGCEWREPGCSMCLAMNDDRLQPGQRCASTSNRNFEGRQGRLGRTHLVSPAMAAAAAVRGRLSDVREFL, encoded by the coding sequence ATGAAGACGCTCTACGACAAGCTCTGGGAAAGCCATGTGGTGGAGGAGCTGGGCGACGGCACGGCCCTGCTCTACATCGACCGCCACCTGGTCCACGAGGTGACCAGCCCCCAGGCCTTCGAGGGCCTGCGCATGGCGGGCCGCGCCGTGCGCCGTCCCCAGGCCGCGCTGGCCGTGGCCGACCACAACGTTCCCACCCGGGAGCGGGCCTCGGGGATCGCCGGCATCCAGGACCCCACCAGCCGCCTCCAGGTGGAGACGCTGGAGGCCAACATGGCCGCCTGCCCCATCCCCTACATCCCCCTCCTGGACCCCCGCCAGGGCATCGTCCACATCATCGGCCCCGAGCAGGGCTTCACCCTGCCCGGCAGCACCGTGGTCTGCGGGGACAGCCACACCAGCACCCACGGGGCCTTCGGGGCCCTGGCCTTCGGCATCGGCACCAGCGAGGTGGAGCACGTCCTGGCCACCCAGACCCTGGTGCAGAAGCGGGCCCGCAACTTCCGCATCCTCGTGCGGGGCGCCCTGCCCAGGGGCACCGGGGCCAAGGACCTGATACTCCGGATCATCGGCGACATCGGCATGGCCGGCGGCACCGGCTCCGCCCTGGAGTTCGCCGGGGAGGCCGTGCGCGGGCTCGGCATGGACGGGCGCATGACACTTTGCAACATGGCCATCGAGGCCGGCGCCCGCACCGGGCTGGTGGCCCCCGACGAGACCACCTTCGCCTACCTCGCGGGTCGCCCCATGGCCCCCGCCGGCGCCCTGTGGGAGGAGGCCCTGCGCCAGTGGCGCGCCCTCCCCTCCGATCCCGGCGCCCCCTTCGACCGCGAGCACGTCCTGGACGTGGCGGACCTGGAGCCCCAGGTCACCTGGGGCACCAACCCCGAGCAGGTGGCGGGCATCACCGGCCGCGCCCCGCTGCCGGGGGAGGCCGCGACGGAGGAGAAGGAACGGCGCGTGGAGCGCTCCCTGGAGTACATGGGCATCCGGCCGGGGCAGGCCCTGCGGGACCTGGCCGTGGACGTGGTGTTCATCGGCTCCTGCACCAACGGCCGCCTGTCCGACCTGCGGGAGGCCGCCGGGGTCCTCCGGGGCCGCAGGGCCGCCCCCGGCGTGCAGGTGCTGGTGGTGCCCGGCAGCGGGCTCGTCAAGGCCCAGGCCGAGGCGGAGGGCCTGGACCGGGTCTTCCGGGAGGCGGGCTGCGAGTGGCGCGAACCCGGCTGCTCCATGTGCCTGGCCATGAACGACGACCGGCTCCAACCCGGCCAGCGGTGCGCGAGCACCAGCAACCGCAACTTCGAGGGCCGGCAGGGAAGGCTGGGGCGCACCCACCTCGTCTCCCCCGCCATGGCCGCCGCCGCCGCGGTGCGGGGGCGCCTTTCCGACGTGCGCGAATTCCTGTGA
- the leuD gene encoding 3-isopropylmalate dehydratase small subunit yields the protein MNPFIRHTGTAAAFIRENIDTDLIIPKQFLTTILRSGLGKHLFNDLRYREDGSEDPAFVLNREPGRSATILLGGPNFGCGSSREHAPWALMDFGFRAILAPSFADIFRTNAFKNGLLPAVVEPAALEALAANPGPVTVDLETLTLAQGGASWAFTCEPWGRTALLEGLDEIETTLHRLPAIEAFEARRKAESAWL from the coding sequence ATGAATCCCTTCATCCGCCACACCGGGACCGCCGCCGCCTTCATCCGCGAGAACATCGACACGGACCTGATCATCCCCAAGCAGTTCCTGACGACCATCCTCAGGAGCGGCCTCGGGAAGCACCTCTTCAACGACCTGCGCTACCGCGAGGACGGGTCCGAGGACCCGGCCTTCGTGCTGAACCGGGAACCGGGACGGAGCGCCACGATCCTCCTGGGCGGCCCGAACTTCGGCTGCGGCTCCAGCCGCGAGCACGCCCCCTGGGCGCTCATGGACTTCGGCTTCCGGGCGATCCTGGCCCCCTCCTTCGCGGACATCTTCCGCACCAACGCCTTCAAGAACGGCCTGCTTCCCGCCGTGGTGGAGCCCGCCGCCCTGGAGGCCCTGGCCGCCAACCCCGGGCCCGTCACCGTGGACCTGGAGACGCTCACGCTCGCCCAGGGAGGGGCCTCCTGGGCCTTCACCTGCGAGCCCTGGGGCCGCACCGCCCTCCTGGAGGGCCTGGACGAGATCGAGACGACGCTCCACCGCCTGCCCGCTATCGAGGCCTTCGAGGCCCGGAGAAAGGCGGAGTCCGCCTGGCTCTAG
- a CDS encoding bifunctional 2-polyprenyl-6-hydroxyphenol methylase/3-demethylubiquinol 3-O-methyltransferase UbiG, giving the protein MSAADLPPWALLASIWEDLFPLRQPRVDLALALAPEGTRTLDVGCATGSLVRALAARGRVAHGLDLEPAFLEVARLRARESGLDAVWHEAGMLDVARAVGSARFRLVTCLGQTLPHLLEEAEWLDFFRQVRTILEPGGRFVIQAVHDAAAGVRELPVLRTAAGVLERRRTVVSDTLATFETRFTPTAGEPVTSLVRHRRIRPEAAARLLREAGFLPDAPLVDEAGSPFLESSAGWVLSSARGS; this is encoded by the coding sequence ATGAGCGCCGCTGATCTTCCCCCTTGGGCCCTGCTTGCCTCCATCTGGGAGGACCTCTTCCCCCTGCGCCAGCCGCGGGTGGACCTCGCCCTCGCCCTGGCCCCGGAAGGGACCCGGACGCTGGACGTGGGGTGCGCCACGGGAAGCCTCGTGCGGGCCCTGGCCGCCCGGGGCCGCGTCGCCCACGGGCTCGACCTGGAACCCGCCTTCCTGGAGGTGGCCCGCCTCAGGGCCCGGGAGTCGGGCCTGGACGCCGTCTGGCATGAGGCCGGCATGCTGGACGTCGCCCGCGCCGTGGGCTCCGCGCGCTTCCGGCTCGTCACCTGCCTGGGCCAGACGCTGCCCCACCTCCTGGAGGAGGCGGAGTGGCTGGATTTCTTCCGCCAGGTGCGAACGATCCTGGAGCCCGGGGGGCGCTTCGTCATCCAGGCGGTCCACGATGCGGCGGCCGGGGTCCGCGAACTGCCCGTGCTGCGCACCGCCGCCGGCGTCCTGGAGCGGCGGCGCACCGTGGTCTCCGACACCCTGGCCACCTTCGAGACCCGGTTCACCCCCACCGCCGGGGAACCGGTCACCAGCCTCGTGCGGCACCGCCGCATCCGCCCGGAAGCCGCGGCCCGCCTCCTGCGCGAGGCCGGTTTCCTGCCGGACGCGCCCCTCGTGGACGAGGCGGGGTCGCCATTCCTGGAGTCATCGGCCGGGTGGGTGCTCAGCTCTGCCAGAGGTAGCTGA